The Penicillium psychrofluorescens genome assembly, chromosome: 2 nucleotide sequence AATCTATGGTTCATAATGCGAACCTATTCGCGCTATGTCTTTGTGCCTTCCTATGCCTGCTGTGTAAATCTAACGGGTCGACTATTCGTTACGGGCAATAGGGGACTACTAGGCCAATCTTGGAACGTAGGCGAACTAGATGGATACTCGTAGGTGGTAGGTGTTAGTATCTAGGGTGGACTACTACCGTACCCCTCGTCGTAAAATCTATATTTAGGATCCTAGACTGGGCTACGCCGTTTCTACCGCCTATGTATCTTTTGCTCTCTAATATGCAATAACGCTAGGGCATCCGGATCTATTAAAAACGCCTTGTATACGATAATAAACTAGGCTACTTTGATTACGCTAGACAAAATAGGGGGGTAACTGTGGGGATCCTTCTATGGTCGACCGCTATCGTGGTCACTAACTCTAAATACGGCTAATGTATATACTAATGTATACTTGTACTCGCTAGATTAAATATCTTGGTTTAATAATTCAATCATAAAATCCATGTATAACCCTTCTATAGGCTATAATGTGTTTAGGTGGTCGTCGGTACTATTGGTAGGGATCGGTTCGGGCTGGTCCTAATAACCCTCGGCGTAACGCTACAATTTGTCCTATGCCAACCCCTAACGCTTAGTGAACATATATATGGGACTATCCTATGCGTGGTCTACTTGGGTGTGGGCGAAAAACATTAAATGCGCCACCATAGGTCGACATGTCGCTCTAACTCGGCGTCCGCCTTTATGTACGCCTATAACGGCTTCGTTAGGATGGTGTCTATGTCGGTCCGCGCGGCTTCAATCCGTAATAAATGTCTAGTCTGTTTAGTGATGCTCTAGCTTTTGCTAGCAACGCCTATTACGGCGTCCCAAATCACTCGTGTAGTGCCCTTAGGACCCTCTATATCTTCCTTTAGGCTTTGAATACAAATCCGTAATTGCTTAGCCGTCTACTAGCGCAAATAAACCGCCTATCCCGTTCGATCTAACCATAGATTGGCCTCGTTAATGTCGCTAGGCTAAATCTCCGCCTCCTATTGCTATTGCTCGGCCCAAATCGCTTATAACTCCTCGATGGCTTTAGCGATTTAGGTGGCCGTAGGGGGTGGTCCTTAGGGCGTATACTTAGGACTAGGCTAGCGAACTTCGAAGTAATACGACCCGGATTTACTATAGAAAACCCGCTAGCAAACTACTTGCTTTATGAATTGTGCGCGTTTCCTCTTCCCTACGGTGGACTCGGATGGTCTTACTCCGCCCGTATGGCCGTATACCGAAAACCGGTGTTCCTTCGACTAATGCACTCGTAAACTATCGGGACTATAGTAAATCTACTAGTACCTAGATATCATATATAATAACCCGTCTTTATAAATGGCTAACCCTAGAATAGGATGTTCTACGCTTATGGGTAAAACCCCGTCGTCGTTGGACATATCGTCCTATTCATCTGTATTCTCAACGATATCGAGTACTCGCTATATAACACCGTTATTGATCCGATAGATGCCCTTAGGGTTGGTCAAATGACGGACTATGTCCTTAGGCTTCACACTATGTTCATACTGGCGACAAATGGCAACTCCCTACTTCTTGTTGCAAATGAAATACTAGTCGGCAATAGTAGGTTCCGTAGGTTCGCTTATGCTAAACgtggatatatatcttatATTGCGGAATATATACTGAACGGACGCAGGGGAAACCCTATCGCTAGAAACGGCTTAGATGTTAATGAAACTGAAATTAGGAACTGATCAGAACCCCTAAAATCTACGGCTGAATTTTGAAACGGAAAAAACCCCGCCTGCGTATAGGATCGATTGCGTGCTGGTTAGTGCTAGGGTTGCTTAATGTTAGTAATAGTGCAGCTAACGGTACCCTATGAAAATAATTCTCTAACTTCGAACCCCTGCGACCACCTCTAAATATCGTTGGATGTACTTGAAACTAGGGGAAATTAATGATGGACCATTTAATTAAAACTAGTTCAATTTTCAGCGACGGAAACCAATGGGAACCTTATTATAATCAAATGAGAATATGATTATAATCAAATCACTTGGGAAACCCTAAGCCCATATAAACGGGTGCTTAGTCAGTTATAATGAATTTGATTACAATGACCCCCAAGTGTTAGCCCATACAAACGGGTGCTTAGTCAGTTGTAATGAATTTGATTACAATAACCCCCAAGTGTTAGTTAGTTGTAATGAATTTGATTACAATGACCCCCAAGTGTTAGCCGGGTTTTAAGCTGACCTCCTAAAACCCGGGTTATAATATGGGGCGCGCGGCGGGCGAATCGCTGCGGAGCGGTGATCGGACGTACCTGCTGTCGATTCAAAAATGTGATGAAATCCTCACTCACGGCGGACTCGGGCGTCACGAGCACGATGGCCGCTTCGTCGGGTGGCCGCCGGCTCTCCTATTCGACGCATGAAACACTAGCCTAGACGCACCGTCGTTGTAAATCGCTACGTAATGCGATGAGCggcaccacgaccaccgtTAGCCCGCCACCGATGTACGCGGGTAATATGAATAACATGCTCTTTCCCCCGCTAGTGGGTATAATAGCAACCACGGGGCTGATCCCATGCTGGATCGCCTAGATGGCCTAGGCTTGCACCCCGCGGAACTGGGACTGGTCGTCGTTGGTCAACCGCTGCAATGCCGTGGTCATGTTCGCCTAATGGAGCTGATACCGCCGCTAGGTCCGCCGCTCGTCCGCCTCGGTCTCCTATGGGCCCTGCTTGCGCTTGCCGAGTACGTGAGCTAAGCCATCCTCCGCGCTCTCAAACCCTAAAAACCGATGCCAATCCGTGCTCGATAGTCGGAACATCTCCCGTCGGTGCGCGGTAGTACCAGCCTACTTAGTGATCTCGCGCCCATAAATCATGCCGGCGACATAGGATGAATACGCCGCTTGTAAATCGGCGATATCGTCTTCCGGCTTATGGTCGTCGCCGTCTGCGGGCGCCTTCGCACTGCCATCATCCTAGACATTCTAGGGGAACACGCTGGACACCCGTAAAAACCGCCGGCTGATCCTAATCGCGATATTCCGGTACGCGGGCAGATTCAATATACGCCTATAGGACGGTTAGTCATGATGAACCATTCACGAAGCAATCGAGCGAACGATCACGGACCCGTTCAACCCAATCTTCGTCTCACGCTTCAAAACCTCTCGTAATCGCTCGGACGTCCACTCGCGGCCACTCGCGGGATCTAGCGCCCATATGTATGCTACGTGGGACTATATGGCCTCGATCGTTGGCGGATCGATCCCCCGGACCTGCTACTGGTACGCCTGTAATCGTTCGACTAGTGGTAAAACCAACCATAAATACCACACCACAAGCTCCCTAACCGCGCGCGGTAAATACCGATGGATGATCTTGGCGTCGTTGCTCGCATAAAACCCCTTGTGGTACTTCGTCGCGAATACCACCAGCCCGTCGTCGATGAATACATTGCGATGGCCCCCTTTGGTGTTGCGATGGCGGATACTTAATAGCTCGGGTGCGCGGCCGGGCTGGCCTACCGTCACATGGACGGCAATACTAAGCTACTCCCAAAACTGGACCACGCTGTGCATATACTAGTTAATGGCATTCATACGAAATCGTCGCTCTGGGCCGTCGACGAATCGCTGCTGTAATGCTGGCTCGCGCTAGATCCGACCCATCAGCCACTGCGCCCCCTAGACGGGCCATAGGGTCCGACTATCGTCCAAAAAGCACCAGCCGGGCTTGGGCTGCGTCGGGTCGTCCATAAGCTGCGCCTACGGGATGGTAGGTGCGCTCGCTGCGTCGCATATCAATAGCTCTTAGTGCATAAGCTTCCGTATGGAGCCGACCAACCCATGGGTAAAGCCGCGGAAATCGCCCATCGTGAAGCGGATATCCTTGTATAGCAATTCGTCCTAGCCGAGCCAGCTCACATAGCCGGTGGCGGTGCTACTGTAATGGATGCGCAAGCCGTATGTGCGTAGATCGAGCATCCACTGAATGGGACTATGCGTCCTGCGAACCATGAACGTATCGACTAACAATCGCAACTACTCGCGGAACGGCCTGGGCTtccgtcgctgctgctgactgAATTGCATGAGCTCAGGCTGATGATGCATAGGTTCAAACGCTGGGCTGCTGGATGGTTCTCGCGTGCTGCGATCGCTCTCGTACCCCTCGTCGTGCTGGCCGGAATACATATAGTCGGGATCGTCTATGGGGCTTTCAATCGACCACGTACCCACTTTATGACGGTCACGCATGTATTCCAAAATCTGTTCGGCATTAGGGTCCAACCGCAACGCTTTGTGTAGTATCATAAAGCGACTaatcttgatcatcttggaCAAAATGGGCGGATAGCTCTCCGCGTCCCGCCATCGATCCCGGCCGTGGCCAAGCATGGCTAATGCGTATACCAATGCACATTCGTACTCTTCCGCGCTGATCCGCTAGTTCAATAGCTCAATGCAAAAATCCATGCATGCGGCCTAGATCGCAGTCATCTGGTATGCATCGTCGCTACCATCTTCCTAACGCTGGCCCTAGCCCTGGCTCTGGTTGTCTAACGGGTCGGGGTTCCCACGCGTATCCTGCGCCTGCCGCCATAAAGCTTGCCATGCCCGTCGTTGGCGCGTGGTGAATCGATACGGGGGGCTCTGCCAGTCGTGCTCGACCTGCGTGCGAGCGAAAAACACGAGTATCTGCTGCTATGGCTCGATAtggcgctggatctgctccccGTCCATATACGCCTATAATGGCTCGTATGGGCTCtggtctttctctttccgCGCTGCCTCGATCCGGATGAGATGGCCAGACTGCTTAGTAATCCGCTGGCTGATCCGCGCCACGCCATCCATAGCATCCCAGATGGCGCGGATGGCTCCTTCTTGGCCCTGGGCGTCTTCCTTGGGGGATTCAATGGATTTCAGTAAGTCGCGGGGTGGAATGCCTACAAATGTTCGTTAGTCAAATCGTTGATCCATCTAGCAATGGATCCAGCTATCAATCGACCACGTATGCGCTGAATACCCTAGTTTAGAACTAGGGTTCTAAGTCGCCTACTACAACCCTGGTTCTAAAACGGGTGCGCTGCGTACCTTGTAAATACGTCGCCCACTGTGTCCGTCGCAGCCACGGGTTCGCCTCATTAAGTGGGCCGGGCTGGATCGTCTGGTCATCGCTTGCCTGCGAATCCGCGTATGTCTGTTCGAGCTGCTACATAAGCTCTTCGACTAAATCGGGGCGGGGCGGCGGTAGTGCTGGTTCATGATCTGGGCCGGGGTCGCGGACGTGGATGTAATGCGAGCCAAACCCGCGGGCAAATAGTCGCTGGCATACAACGCGCTCGCTTGCTATGGCGATCGTTGCCTCCCCTACTTCAAGTTCTGACGGCGTTGGTTGCCCAACATGGCTATATGCAGACTAACGATGTTTACTGCGCCAGTGCTTCTTTAAGCTTTGAATACTGCGACATACATAGCCGCATGCGCCCCGCTTGCATAAAATCCCATCAGAATAAATCTGTAAGCCATTGATGGGCTGATTAATCCATGTTGGATACGCAAGCTGGTCAGGATTCTCTTCAATATTGTCCCAATTGTTGACTGTCTGCGCAACCTAGGTAGCTCTTGGGATTGGAATTCGATGCTATGTAGTCAAATGTGTAATCACTTGCTTAGGACGGACGGCATATTCGCACTGCTAGCATATAATGATGGGGAACTGCGTCGGACGGATAAAAAGCTGGTCGGCGGTGGAAATGGTCGTCATTGTGGAGGTGGGATATATATCAGTTGTGCAATGTATGCTACTACTAGTAGTTAACAAAGTTAACTGCTGCGATCATAATGAAATTGAATCAGTAAACAAATATGAGCCCCTAAATTTCCCCCTGAAAATTGAACTCTTCTGACTAATTCCAAAGATGATAAATTAACGCTACTATATGGTGATGCTGGTCAGGCGCTGCCTGAAGTGTACCCCAACAGAATAATTTGATCACTTTCTATCCCTGTAACCACCCCTTCGAATCCGAATCGAAGTCTGAAATTCGGGCTGTATATGAATTAATCATTGCTCTATAAGATAGTAAAATTTCAGGTTAATCTACCTAGTAATGCTAATACGACTATGGGAAGAAGCGTGATGCGGGCGTGGGTTTAGCCCCACTTTTGCTCGTATAATGAAGACTGAAGCCCTGATGCGGCGCTGGCACGTATTAATCCCCCCCATTGGCTAGGGTGCTCTATATGTGCTCTATGTCCAAATACGGGCTCCGTAGCTACTCTGCTTGTCGAGTTATAAAGAAAAACGTAAATGACGTAGAATATATTGAAGTCGGTTTGATATAGCGCTAAAATACCCTTATTTACGGGAGTGCGGGAACTACGCCTGATCGGGCTAGTATATGTGGTCGGTGCATAGGCGGAATACCACCCCATCAAAAAAACTAGCTAACTTTAGATCCCAACAACCACTACTTTCCTATATAATTAGGAATCGAGGACGGCTCGGCTATGTCCTCCAAATAGATATTATTGCCGTAAGATAGATAGAATTAGGAACTACTACCAAAACTTAGTATGATTGAATTGACGCCATAGTGCTAATGAGATGTAGACTAAGTATAGGGACACGCGCTAATGCTCATTAGGATGGCCAGAACCATCTATGCCGGCAAACCAACTCGTAAATCTTCTCCTTTAGATCCCCTACTAGCATACCCAAGTCGCCTATCACCCGATGGTCTCGTTGCAAAACCTCTGGTAAATCCACCACAAAATACTGCCAGAGAGCCTCCTTAAGATCCTTTGCGACCGCTGGATGGATTTGGAGGCAGGCTTTCCCCTCGATACGGCAAGGGAGGCAAACCAATCCACGGTTAGGCTTAGGGGCAGGGAGGCATCGCGTATACCGAGTCCTttcttcgccatcatgcTATACATGGCGGCCAATTCTATGCTCCCACATAACGGAGGCTTGTATTGCAACCTCTAGGCAGCGGATGCAGGGCAATAGGTCACTATGTCCATACCATGGCTAGTATTGTGTAGCTAGGTCTTCATCAGACAGGGGAGGAGCAGGGGCGGGCTTAGTCGTATTATGATCAGCCACTAAACTAAAGTTAGCAAAGATCATCACAAAGAAGTAGGAATACCATACTACTCTAAAGAGTACAAGCAAACTAGTCAGAGGcagatagagagagagatagaggTAGAGGTAAAAGACAGAGAGGgaggtagagagagagaaggaagagagagatgaaggaagagagggatgaaggaagaaggaagagggggagaaggGTCTTAAATAGTAAGAGGGGAGGGCTTCCATAGAATTGAGTGAATGAAATTGGTGAATGGATGATTGATGCCTACTAGGTTTGATTGTATGTAGTGAATAGATAGCATTTGCCTACTAGATTCGACTATGGCCTCCCATTCACTTTCCCATTCACTTTCCCATTCACTCTCCCATTCACTCTCCTATTCACTCTCCCATTCACTCTCCTATTTACTCTCCTATTCACTCTCCCATTCACTCTCCCATTCACTCTCCTATTTACTCTCCCATTCACTCTCCCATTCACTGCTACCTCCTATTTACTCCTCCTTTTTCTCTTAGTCTTAGCTCTACGTCTTTGTCTCCTCTCCCTCTAACTACCTATCTACAATGTCCACCCTGGCTAGCCCTATACGATGACGGGTAGTTCGCTAGACCTTAAGTGGTCTACATGCTGCGGAACGAGTGCTATGTGAGGGCAGCTATATAGTAACGCTATACTACGATTATATGCCTAATCATTAAGGCTTATATGCTGCCTCACCACTGCGCACTGATCGTATGCATGAACGCATAGATGAGCGGGGTAAAGGGCCTATACataaatacctcgctggcaCCTAGGGGTGTCTATCTCTCTCTTGGATTAGGTATGAGACATGCTTGCTATTATTAACTTAGCCCCCTAAATCAGCTTAAATAGTCATATAGATGACTCAAGGTGAGTCACCAACTTGGCTTTTAGTAGTCTTCAATCGCCGAAGTCGTGGCTCAAGGTGTTTCAGATGAAGACTATGGAGAAGGGGCCACTGGTGCTTTTCTCGTTCAGCGGTCACTGCCTCTCGCATTTTCGGTTCAAGCTCAAGGATGTGCTCTACTAGACAATTTCGTCGATTGCTAATAGATTCTTCATCAGATGTCACGTCATCTTCAACGTTATCAGCTGTCCATTGACCTTGTCGCCGGAGCCGCTTGCGAGGCCGGAGAGCCCGTCCAGAATGCCCTAAGACCTCATACTCATCTAGAGCTTGGATGATCTGCATGCATAAGTCTTGCGCCATAGTACCCTTAACCTTAGTTTGGGCCTTCAATAACGACTCATCTCCAATCGAGACTCCAAAATGAAAGACAGTCGGTAGAGCTTTTATCTTCCACCTTGGGGCATCAGGATTCTGGGAAAAGCGATCGGCTATCCGCAATAGCTTCTCATAAAAGTCCCCCTTAGGAAGCCGGACTAGGTCCATCTCTGGTTCTATGGCATTCTCCATATACTGCGGTTCGCCATATGAGCGGTCCCAGCCAGACGTCGGATGGTGTTTGATGTACGTAGCAGGGAACATATCACCTATCCGTGCTACACCATACCATTGCCTATAGTGCTGGTACAATCCAGCATTAGAGCAAGACCACCAGACCTCCTGGCCCGTATCCTTAGACTTGCGCATAAACCCATTGTTATGGGGGTATGGTAGTAGCCAGTGGCTTTGAAGAAATGAGGTCTTTaactctttcttccactcaCGTGCTCTATCCTTGCCTAGGATTTGGTTAATAGCTTCAAAGCTTCGTTGATACACCATACGATATGGCTTGTCCTTCCACCCCTTTCGGTCATAACGGCCATCTTTCCACTCCCATAGCCAAGAGAAGATAGTGTCTACACTCTTGACTGCGATCCGATTCTGATCCAGAAGCTGTAGTGGTTGGGCGCCCTCAAGGAATACGTGACTAATGCTATTGTAGCAGAGGGGGACCTCTCCGGCTAGAGCACGGGAAGCATGGTCTGGATGTAATAGTCGCTTGACCTGTAGAAACACGTCTTTCCGAAACACATAGAGAGACAATTGTCGGAGGAAGTCTTCTAGAAGATCTAGACAAGGAGGAACTGAGCTGAATTCCTCCATCCACTGGTGGGCCTGGTTCACCCGAAGGAAGTCTAGTCGAACGTCCCGGATCTGAGAGTAACGCGCGTGGTAGGCCGCCTGCATCGAAGGATTATTAAACTGCATATATTGTGCAGACGGCTAGCGGAAAGTCAGGGTCTCCCAGTTGATCTTGTCTAGGAACCAGGCGTATCCATACTCCTACATATTGCTCTAGAACCCTAGCCCTTCACATCGGCGAAGACCATTAGCCCTCCGGGCATCAGACCGGAACCACACATCACGCCAGCAGCCAGACACCCGCTGCGGAAGGCCACCCGCATAGAAAAACTGCGCACAACGTAGAAACATTAGCATCATTCGAGTATGCTCCTAGGTCACGAAGTGGCGGTCGTTCAGACTATACACCATTTCAAACCCTACACAAAACTTGTTGATGTTCCAGTAGAACCAGAAGAGTAGTATAGAGGTTGGCAAAGAGTAGAACGGCTCTATCTCTGGTCGATAGCCAGGGAGGCGAATCCTATGAAGATCCCACTCTCGTAGCTTGGTGTCGATCACCCAGAATAGGCTCCGCGAGACCCGATGCTCTTCACGGAGACCAAAGACCTTCAGGTAGGACCCCTGTAACGCAGCGTGACATCGCTGCTTCATATTAAGATAGGCCCGCATGAGCGCGATTGGATCATGGCTAAGACCACCCCCCACTAGCTGCCAAGTCTTCCGGAGTTGGGGGTCAAGAGCTAAAGTCTCAAGCGCCGGGTTTGAAAATGGGTAGACATTACCAGCCGCAAATACCTCCTTGACACTTGAATAGAACTGGGTATAAAGGAGCCCCGCCTGCCGCTGCGGTGATGAACGGCATGTTTCTAGCGTGAGGCTTCTAGTATCAGAAAGGAGACTCGCCGGATAGAACTGCTGGCGTGGGCGTGAGGACCTagtcggctgctgctgtgtGATCCATTCAGCGTATGAATCGAGGCAGCATCGCCGCTAGAGGACTGTGTGGGCCCCTATGGACTCTACGAGCGATAGCTCGCCCGCTGTATTGGCCTGAAATGCAGTAGAGAACCCGGCATTGCCTACCTGTGAGGGACTAGTGGGATAGGTCTCTTTGCCAATATCGAAGTAGAACTGGTCAGAAAGAAAGGACTCGTCGATCACGTTGCCCCAATGCCGCTCGAATTGCTggaccatcatctcccaggTCTTCCCCTTTGTCAACGTCTTCAGATTTTTGCCTTGTACTAGGATTGTGACGTCTTGGAATTGGTGGAGGCCCTCACGTTCGATAGACTGCATGATACTCGCCTAAACTAGTGGTAGTGCATCCGGTGGGAGGAAATAAAATAGACGTTGCTCGCGGGCGATGGGATCGACGCGCTGTGAGCGCGTCTCTAACCCCCTAGCAGTCGCATTAAGCTGACTATGATTAAAGCTAGAGGGATAATGCTGAACGAGAGAATTGTCGTAGTGCTGATAGATTGTAGGTAGGAGCACTTGATCCATCCAGATTCGAAAGTCGTCATCCCGTAGACGGC carries:
- a CDS encoding uncharacterized protein (ID:PFLUO_002227-T1.cds;~source:funannotate), translated to MQSIEREGLHQFQDVTILVQGKNLKTLTKGKTWEMMVQQFERHWGNVIDESFLSDQFYFDIGKETYPTSPSQ